The genomic interval CTCGCTCTTCCTCTTCGCGCTGGCGACCCAGATCCTCCCGCTGAACCTCCTCGGGCTGATCCTGATCGGCGCCGGCATCGGGCTGTTCGTCGTGGAGATCAAAGTGGCATCCTTCGGCCTGCTGACCGCGGGCGGCGTCTTCGCCGTCACGCTGGGATTCCTGATCCTCTTCGACGGGCCGATACCCGAGATGCGGGTTCAGAGAGCGGTGGTTCTCCCGATCGCCCTCACGCTCGCGGGGATCATGGCGTTCCTGACCTACCGCGCGGTCGCCTCGCGCCGGTGGAAGGTGACGACGGGCCCCGACGGGCTGGTCGGCGAGATCGGCACCGCGCTCACCGAGGTGGGAGCCGGCGGTCGCGTCTTCGTGCACGGTGAGTACTGGAGCGCGCGCGCGGCGGAGCCCATCCCGGCCGGAACGAAGGTGCGCGTCCGGAGTCTGACGGACATGGTGGTGGAGGTCGAGCGGGCCTGACGCCGCGCGACTCTTTCCTGGAGGTCGTCGATGCAACTGCTGCTCGTCCCGGTCATCCTGTTCGTCTTCTGGATTCTCAACTGCATCAAGATCTTCAACGAGTACGAGCGCGGCGTCATCTTCCGGCTCGGCCGGCTCGTTCCCAAGCCGCGGGGCCCCGGCCTCGCGCTGATCCTCTGGCCGATCGATCGCGTCATGAGAGTGAGCCTCCGCACGATCGTCCTCGACGTGCCGCCACAGGACATCATCACCCGCGACAACGTCTCGGTGAAGGTGAACGCGGTCGTCTACTTCCGCGTCATGGATCCGAACCGCGCCATCGTCGAGGTGGAGAACTTCCACTACGCCACGTCGCAGATCTCGCAGACGACGCTGCGGTCCGTCCTCGGGCAGGTGAACCTCGACGACCTCCTGTCCCAGCGCGAGAAGCTCAACGCCGACCTCCAGTCGATCCTCGACCGGCACACGGACCCCTGGGGGATCAAGGTCTCGATGGTCGAGGTGAAGCACGTCGATCTCCCGCCCGACATGCAGCGCGCGATGGCGAAGCAGGCCGAGGCGGAGCGCGAGAAGCGGGCGAAGATCATCCACGCCGAGGGCGAGGCGCAGGCTTCGGCGAAGCTCGGCGAGGCGGCGGCGGTGATCTCACAGAATCCCGTGACGATCCAGCTCCGCTACCTGCAGACCCTCACCGAGATCGCCGCGGAAAAGAACTCGACGATCATCTTCCCCGTCCCGGTCGACTTCCTGAAGGCCTTCATCGCGCCGGGCGGAAAGGCCCTTCCGTAGAGATGGCCGAGGAGAGCCGCTCGCAGATCCGGGAGTTCGAGCTCCAGACGCGGCACCTCGCCGCGATCGTGGTGCTGATGGCGCTCCTGTGCATCTCGTCGTTCCTTCTCGGGCGGTGGGTCGAGAGGCAGGCGACCCGCGCCACCGAGATCGGGTCGCCGAGAACGGGGGAGTCGGGGACCGTCCCGGTCGAGGACGTGAACCGCGAGCTGACGTATTTCCGGACGCTCGAGGAGGATCACGCGGCCCCGAAGATCGAGGCGGCTGCGCCCCCCGAGAAGCAGCTCCCCGTGCGCGTCGAATCGAAGCGGGATCCCGCGGCCGCCTCCGCGGAGGCGCCGGCGGCCGGCCCACCGGCGACCCATGCCGGTCTCCTGATCCAGGTGATGGCGACGAAGGACCCGCGCGCGGCCGAGGCGCTCAGGGTTCGCCTCGCGGCGAAGGGATACCCGGTCTCCATCACCGCGGGGGACGCGCCCGCCGAGGCCGGAATGCGGAAGGTCAAGGTCGGCCCGTACGCCGGGCGGGCCGAGGCGGAGAGGATCGCGCGCCGCCTGCAGTCCGAGGAAAGGCTTCGGACCTGGATCCCCTGACGTGAGGCGGGCGGCGGTCGCGCTCGTCTCGGGTGGGCTCCTCGCCGCGGCTTTTCCTCCGCTCGATCTCTCGTGGGCCGGCTGGTTCCTCGCCGCACCCCTCTTC from Acidobacteriota bacterium carries:
- a CDS encoding SPOR domain-containing protein codes for the protein MAEESRSQIREFELQTRHLAAIVVLMALLCISSFLLGRWVERQATRATEIGSPRTGESGTVPVEDVNRELTYFRTLEEDHAAPKIEAAAPPEKQLPVRVESKRDPAAASAEAPAAGPPATHAGLLIQVMATKDPRAAEALRVRLAAKGYPVSITAGDAPAEAGMRKVKVGPYAGRAEAERIARRLQSEERLRTWIP
- a CDS encoding slipin family protein, which produces MQLLLVPVILFVFWILNCIKIFNEYERGVIFRLGRLVPKPRGPGLALILWPIDRVMRVSLRTIVLDVPPQDIITRDNVSVKVNAVVYFRVMDPNRAIVEVENFHYATSQISQTTLRSVLGQVNLDDLLSQREKLNADLQSILDRHTDPWGIKVSMVEVKHVDLPPDMQRAMAKQAEAEREKRAKIIHAEGEAQASAKLGEAAAVISQNPVTIQLRYLQTLTEIAAEKNSTIIFPVPVDFLKAFIAPGGKALP